One region of Calditrichota bacterium genomic DNA includes:
- a CDS encoding GIY-YIG nuclease family protein — MAPRTRRREPDGEGIGYVYVVTNPAMPGLVKIGWTDSNPPEDRIRELYAGVTGVPVPFEIVYMGKVRNAREVEKALHNAFGPNRYNPKREFFAIEPDQAIVILRLLQVEDLTSDSQSQAD; from the coding sequence ATGGCACCAAGAACTAGGCGTAGAGAGCCGGATGGCGAGGGGATCGGCTACGTTTATGTAGTGACAAATCCTGCAATGCCCGGATTAGTTAAGATTGGATGGACTGATAGTAACCCACCTGAAGATAGGATTAGAGAACTTTATGCAGGCGTTACTGGTGTGCCTGTGCCTTTTGAAATAGTTTACATGGGAAAGGTTAGGAATGCCAGAGAGGTAGAAAAGGCATTGCATAACGCATTTGGTCCGAATAGATACAATCCCAAACGGGAATTTTTCGCAATTGAACCCGATCAGGCTATCGTCATTCTTCGACTTCTGCAGGTTGAGGATTTGACATCAGATTCTCAAAGTCAAGCAGAT